Part of the Paenibacillus sp. YPG26 genome, CTTAAGCTTGGGATGAATGGGCTGCTGTATTTACCCATCGTGATTCCGGATATCATTATGGGCCTATCCCTCCTGGTGCTGTTCAGGGTGCTCGGGGTTGATACAGGCAAGACAACCATCATCATTGCCCATATTACCTTCAGTATGTCGTATGTATATGTTGTGGTGTCCTCGCGGCTCGCGGGTATGGGCAAGCAGCTGGAAGAGGCGGCGCAGGATCTTGGGGCAAGCTCCTGGCAGATTTTCCGTTACGTGACCCTGCCTCAGATTACACCGGGCATTATCTCGGGGGCGCTGATCGCTTTTACAATGTCGCTGGACGATTTCATGGTCAGCTTCTTCGTATCCGGACCAAGCTCGACAACGCTGCCTATTTATATATATGGACAGGTTAAGCGAGGTATTTCCCCGGAAATTAACGCGCTATGTACAATATTAATTGTGGTAAGTGTAACACTGATCTTCCTCGCCCAGTATATGCTGAACAGAGGCAAGGGACAGAAGAAGCAGAAGATGCTGCCATTCTAGATGAATGATGAATTGAACGAGAGAGGAGATTATGAATTGAATAAAAAGTTGAAGCTGGTAACGCTGCTTCTGACCGCGATGCTTGTCATTATATCGCTGTCCGGCTGCGGCTCCAAGAAAGAAACGCTGAACATCTACAGCTGGGCCGATAACTTCGACCCGCAGGTGCTCAAAGATTTCGAAGACCAATATAATGTGAAGATTAACTATGATAACTTCGCCAATAATGAGGACCTGCTGGCCAAGATTAAAGCGGGCGGGGGCGGATATGACCTTATTCAGCCTTCGGACTACATGGTTGCGACCATGATCAAGGAGAACCTTCTTGCACCGCTGAATATAGGGAATATTCCGAATTTTGCGAACCTTACCGAGACGCTGAAGAACCCTCCTTTTGATCCGGGTAACAAGTATTCAATTGCTTATATGTCGGGGGTTACCGGTATTGCATACAACAAGAAGTATGTGAAGGAGACGATCACCAGCTGGGCGGATCTGTGGAACCCTAAGTACAAGGGCAAGGTTCTACTTCTGGATGATAACCGTGAAGTGATTGGCATGTCGCTCAAGAAGAACGGATCGTCCAACAGCTCAACAGACGAAGCGCAGATCAGGACCGCAGTAGATGATCTGAAGAAGCTGCTGCCAAGCGTGCTTGCCTTCGATACGGATACCATCAAGCAGAAAATGATTCAGGAAGAAGGCTGGATCGCCACGATGTGGTCGGGAGATGCTTCCTTTGCGGCGAAAGAGAATCCGGATATCGCCTATGTTGTGCCTAAGGAAGGCGGTACGATCTTCGCGGACAATTATGCGATACCCAAGGACTCCAAGAATCAGGAGCTTGCGGAGAAGTTCATCAACTATATGCTGGACCCGAAAGTCAGTGCGAAGAACTACGAGTCCATCGGCTATAGCGACCCGAATACGAAGGCTATGGAATTCCACAGCGAGACCTATCGCAATGACAAGATGATCAACCTGTCCGAAGATGAAATGAAGCGGACGGAATGGCTGAAGGATGTAGGAGAGACTTTGCAGGTGTACGACCGCTACTGGACAGAGCTTAAGAGCGGTCGTGAGTAGAGGATAGTTAAGGCTTATCCCTTGGCTTCTCGTCCTATTTGGCTTTGAGTTGCTAGAGCGATTAACGCTTCATTGATGATATGGACAGATAATATTGAGGGATTCTCCTTCCTTCAAGTCCACTGGCAAAGGATAGTTGGCCCATGTATATTTTTGGCACATTAAAAAACTTCGCTTTATTTAAAATGGGTTGGGAGTATCCATTCTAACTAAGCGAGGTTTCTTTTTAATTTTAAATTTGAAGGTCAAACCGTAACGGAGCAGTCGAATGATTCTGAGAAGCGTCAGCGTGCGGAAGAACATTCGAATGCGCAGTGGACAGGTTACCTTATTGATGTATTTCCGCACATGTTACCGGAGGACATCTTCCCGTTGCCCGCTCAGGCCTCTGTACATAAGATGAAGCATATCTAGGGGAGGGGATTCGGATGAGCTATATATATACGGCGATAGGGGATTCCTTGACAACGGGATTTGGAGCCTTGCCGGGCAACGGCTTTGTACCTGTCTACCGGAGAATGACGGAGAACGGGCTTAGAACACCAATTTACCTGAACAATCTGGGTGCCAATGGACTCGACTCCGAAGGGCTTGAGCAGCGGCTGCGGCACCACCCGGTATATCGGCAGGCGATTAGAGATGCGGACCTGATTACGCTGTCGATTGGGGGAAATGATCTGATCCATGCGGCCAGGGAGGTTCGAAGAAACCCTGCCAGGGAATCGTACATCTTGAATCAGTCATTGGCTGAGTGCAAGAGCAATTTCGGAAGTATAATACGAATGATTTATACCATCAAAGAGAGCAGCCGCAGCCCATATATTCTAAGGGTGGTTGGGCTCTACAATCCCTACCCACAGATAAGCGAGGCGAACTCGTGGGTGGGTTCATTCAACCGCTATGCGGCCCAATATTCAAGCAGAGTATATGGATTTGCGGATATCTTTTCAGCTTTTGCCGAGCGTGGTCGTGAACTGCTCTCTATCGATCAGGTTCATCCTAATGGGAAAGGCTACAGGATCATAGCCGAGCAGCTGAACGGACTGGGATATGGCTTTCTATAGATGGAGATATACAGATCAGGTGCAAGTAGGTATAGCTGTGGGGCATCCGCTACCTATACAGGGTGAGAGATGCCTTACACTTTGCCACGATAGGGACATGCTTAGAAAATTACATAGTGTTTAAGAAAATGTTACAGGCTGCACTGGAAAGAGAAGAAAGTGTAATGGGGTCTGTTACCTTTTGTTCTCTGAGGATAACTATACTGAGATGGAGTGAACTAAAGAGATGAATCAGTCCATATCAAAGTATGGCATGCCTGAATTTTCTTAGCTTAGAGAGGAGCGTAATAATGAATCGTAGTATGAAATGGAGTGCCGGCCTCCTGGCCGGAGCCTTGTTGTTAGGAGGAGCTGCGCTTCCAGCAGAAACGGGATATGCGGCTGGTACTCAAGCAGCAGCCAAGAAGGCCGAAGCAGCACAGGTGCGGGTGGGTCTGAAATGGAAAGGGGCCTTGTCTGCGCAGCAGGGTCTGCTCAGCGGCGGACGGGTGTATGTGCCGGTGACTTTCCTGCGTGACACAGTTGGACTGAAGCTATCCTATGACGCGGCTTCGCACGTCTACAGTCTGGGAGATGGTTACCGGAAGTTGAATCTGGCGGTCTCCCAATTCGGGGTTGATCCCAATGTTAACGGGTATTATTTGAGTGAAGGATACCAGGGGAAATTAATTAAGGGCCGTATCTATGTCCCATACAAATTACTTAATGACTATCTTGGCTACCAATCGGTCTGGGACGCCAAGGCCAAGCAGCTGTCCATAAGCCCGCGTACCGAGAATACAGTTACAATCAAGAATGTCAGCTTGGACAAGACCTTTAAGGGCGCTTCCTCCAAGTTAATCTATCCTCAGGTCAGCGGCCTGGCAAATGCGGCTGCCGAGAAGTCGATTAACGATGCGCTTCGAGCATCGATGGACCGCTTCGCTGCCCAGGCGGACAAGGATTTGAAGGAACGTTCCGCTCAGGACCGCGAATACGAATATGACAGCACTTATGTGGTTACTTTTAACGAGAAGGGTGTTCTTAGCCTGGTTCTGGTTCAAAGCTCTTACACAGGCGGCGCACATGGCTTCACGTTAACGGAAGGCCACACCTTCTCCCTGAAAGACGGCAAGGAGCTTGGACTCAGTGATCTGCTGGCAAGCAACCCAGGGTACAAGAAGCAGTTGAATTCAGACCTTGCCAAGAAGCTCAAGAACAACCCGGGTTATCTTGGCGGATTCAAAGGCCTGACTTCGGATCATAATTTCTATGTGAAGCCGAACACGCTGACCATCTACTTCTTGCCTTACGAATATACCGCCTATGCCGCGGGCACGATTGAGTATGACTACGGATTCAGTGAGCTGCTGCCTAAGGGTGCCAATCCATTTAAGTAACCAGATCCGTGTAAATGAGGAGGGTCCCGCCAAATGGCGGGGCTATTTTTGTAGAATTCATTTATCTATGTTCGTCAGAGCAATAGTGCAATACACACAAAAGCCCCTGTATCGCCAAATAGCGAATCAGGGGCTTGCTGAGTTCCGATCTTATACGCCTTGAGGACCCGTCTTCTCGATGACCTTATCGACAATACCGTAATCCTTGGCTTCGGCCGCGGTCATGAAGTAGTCGCGGTCCGTATCCTTCTCGATACGCTCCAGCGGCTGTCCTGTACGTTCAGCCAGGATTTTGTTCAGGGAATCACGCATCTTCAGAATGCGGCGGGCACGGATCTCAATATCCGTTGCTTGACCCTCAGCTCCGCCAAGCGGCTGGTGGATCATGATCTCACTGTTAGGCAGGGCGAAACGCTTGCCCTTCTCTCCCGCATTCAGCAGGAACGCACCCATAGATGCTGCCAGACCTACACAGATGGTAGATACATCGGATTTGATAAATTGCATGGTATCATAAATAGCCATACCGGCAGTAATCGATCCGCCTGGGCTGTTGATGTATAAATGAATATCTTTACCCGGGTCTTCGGCATCCAAGAACAGCATCTGCGCAATAATAGAGTTGGCAACCACATCATTTACCTGCGTACCGAGGAAAATAATACGGTCTTTAAGAAGTCTCGAGTAGATGTCATAAGCACGCTCACCGCGATTGCTTTGTTCGACAACCATAGGGATATAACTCATTAGAAAACCCTCCTTAATTATT contains:
- a CDS encoding ABC transporter permease — protein: MRTKRSPWLGLHALLMMVFIYVPILFIILFSFNDSRLSAEWRGFTLDWYVSLFDNDHVMDALQNSLIVAIISTIAATLLGTLAAMAVRRAARKLKLGMNGLLYLPIVIPDIIMGLSLLVLFRVLGVDTGKTTIIIAHITFSMSYVYVVVSSRLAGMGKQLEEAAQDLGASSWQIFRYVTLPQITPGIISGALIAFTMSLDDFMVSFFVSGPSSTTLPIYIYGQVKRGISPEINALCTILIVVSVTLIFLAQYMLNRGKGQKKQKMLPF
- a CDS encoding spermidine/putrescine ABC transporter substrate-binding protein, whose amino-acid sequence is MLVIISLSGCGSKKETLNIYSWADNFDPQVLKDFEDQYNVKINYDNFANNEDLLAKIKAGGGGYDLIQPSDYMVATMIKENLLAPLNIGNIPNFANLTETLKNPPFDPGNKYSIAYMSGVTGIAYNKKYVKETITSWADLWNPKYKGKVLLLDDNREVIGMSLKKNGSSNSSTDEAQIRTAVDDLKKLLPSVLAFDTDTIKQKMIQEEGWIATMWSGDASFAAKENPDIAYVVPKEGGTIFADNYAIPKDSKNQELAEKFINYMLDPKVSAKNYESIGYSDPNTKAMEFHSETYRNDKMINLSEDEMKRTEWLKDVGETLQVYDRYWTELKSGRE
- a CDS encoding GDSL-type esterase/lipase family protein, with protein sequence MSYIYTAIGDSLTTGFGALPGNGFVPVYRRMTENGLRTPIYLNNLGANGLDSEGLEQRLRHHPVYRQAIRDADLITLSIGGNDLIHAAREVRRNPARESYILNQSLAECKSNFGSIIRMIYTIKESSRSPYILRVVGLYNPYPQISEANSWVGSFNRYAAQYSSRVYGFADIFSAFAERGRELLSIDQVHPNGKGYRIIAEQLNGLGYGFL
- a CDS encoding DUF4163 domain-containing protein → MNRSMKWSAGLLAGALLLGGAALPAETGYAAGTQAAAKKAEAAQVRVGLKWKGALSAQQGLLSGGRVYVPVTFLRDTVGLKLSYDAASHVYSLGDGYRKLNLAVSQFGVDPNVNGYYLSEGYQGKLIKGRIYVPYKLLNDYLGYQSVWDAKAKQLSISPRTENTVTIKNVSLDKTFKGASSKLIYPQVSGLANAAAEKSINDALRASMDRFAAQADKDLKERSAQDREYEYDSTYVVTFNEKGVLSLVLVQSSYTGGAHGFTLTEGHTFSLKDGKELGLSDLLASNPGYKKQLNSDLAKKLKNNPGYLGGFKGLTSDHNFYVKPNTLTIYFLPYEYTAYAAGTIEYDYGFSELLPKGANPFK
- the clpP gene encoding ATP-dependent Clp endopeptidase proteolytic subunit ClpP, with translation MSYIPMVVEQSNRGERAYDIYSRLLKDRIIFLGTQVNDVVANSIIAQMLFLDAEDPGKDIHLYINSPGGSITAGMAIYDTMQFIKSDVSTICVGLAASMGAFLLNAGEKGKRFALPNSEIMIHQPLGGAEGQATDIEIRARRILKMRDSLNKILAERTGQPLERIEKDTDRDYFMTAAEAKDYGIVDKVIEKTGPQGV